In the Methanobacterium sp. genome, CACCTCATTTTTGTATTAAATCACTCTGCTCCTTTGCCCTGTAAAATCCAGTAAACAATAGAATAATTACAACTACTGATGCATAAATAAGTGTTCTAACAGAGGGCACGTTTACAGGGCTCATTGGAGATTTTAAAACTGTATCTATATTTGGGATCAAAATAGCAAACGCTAAAAAAAATAATCCAACAAAAAGCATGAAATTTCCAAGTAAAACAGGGAATGGTTTTTTTGAGATTCTGATTATTGCACCAGATGCAAAATAGAATGCTACTATTGTAAAACTTAAATAAATGGCCGCATACTGCCCTATAAATGCTGTAGAAACTCCCGTAAATGGAGATGCAAGCACTATTGCTGCTAAAACCGCTCCAAAACAGCAGGGGCACAGTGCAATCATAGCTGCATTTAATACTTTAGAACTGTTTTTACCATGCAGTTTCCATTCTCTAAGGGTGTAGAAGCCCGTATAAGTGATTATAAGTGCCAGGGCCATGAATATAACAAAACTATATTCATTTACTACTTTGTACACCATATCTGCATGTTCTGAGATTAAAAATGTCAAAATATATATTCCTGCACCATAATTTGCTGCTATTACTCCGACTGATTTTTTTGAAAGTCCAGCAAATCCTGTTACAAGCCCTATTTTAACACCGAATACTAAAATTGCCAATAATATTCCAAATTGCCATAATAACTCTAACATTTTGATCAAATCAATTTTACATTTTTTTATGTTTGAAGGTTTCTAAAAATAAGAAATGGAGGTGTTACTCCTGATTGTACATAGCAGATTATATAGGTGTGAAAAGGGGCTCTCCAAATTTGTCTTTACCGAAGTTACCAATTATCCCCTGTCCCTGAGTAGATATTAAGAAGCTAACGAAATTTTCAGCGTCTTCAATATTAGTATGGCTGTGTTTCTGTGGATTCACTGGTATTGCTGTGTAAACGTTCAGTAAATCGCTTCCTGTTGTTACTAAAGGTACAAGCCTTATTTTATCCCCTTTAGAAAATGCAAGGAATGTCCCTGAATCAGTTAAAGTGTACGCTTTTAGATTATCTGCTATTGTTAAAGTAGTTCCCATTCCTGTACCGCTTTCTCTGTACCACAATGTGGCATTTCTAATACTGGTATGGTTTACTCCAGCAAGGCCCCATATTCTTATTTCTCTACTATGAGTACCTGATGTATCACCACGGGATACGAATTTAACCCTATCTGGAGTTTTATTACCTTCTTCAGCTATTTTTTTAAACCCTGATGTAGCGCTTGGACCCTTAATACCTGCAGGATCATCTGCGGGGCCAACTACCCAGAAGTGGTTGTAAGCAAATTCTGTACGCCTTGTACCAAATCCGGCCTTCACAAAATTTTCTTCTCTGGTTTTATCGTGGACAAGAAGAAGATCCACGTCCCCTTTTTCACCGTGCCCTATAGCTATACCTGTACCTGCAGCTATTATATGCACGTCGACAGGGTATTTTTTCTCAAATGCACTTTCTATTTCATCTAAAAGTTTTGTATCATACAAACTTGTTGTAGTTGAAATTTTAAGTGTTCTTTTTGGAACATTGTTGGTATCTTTCCTGGCTTCTCCAGGGCCTGTTCCAGTTCCAGATTGTGGTTTATTCGTGATTCCGGTCCGGTTTGTAGTCTCAGTTATATTCCTGGTTCCTGTCTGGCTTGTATTCCCAGTTATATTTCCAGTTCCATTAGTGCTGTTGTTCCCTGTACCTTGAGGATCATTTAGAACAACTTCTCTAAATGCTGGCATATCAGAACCAGGTTTAGAACTATTTAAAAATGATTCTGCATAGACTCCTATTCCTGCAATAAGTACTATTAAAATAGTGATTATCACGGTTGTTCTATCCTTCATGTTTAACCTCCATATTAAATTATATAATGAGTTTAATTGAAATGTATATATAAACATATTGATTTTTTTATAGGAGATTTTTCAACCTTAATTTACTTTTCTAATTATTTCACTGAGTTTATGGAAATGTATTATATAAACATTGGATAATACTACTGAAGATTTTGGAAAATATCCACAAAATCTCATCTGAAAACAAATATACAGCTTTAAAGCAAATTTCAAAATGGTCGGTTCATACGTCTTATTTTAAGAATATTGGATTTCAATGTTTAAAATAAGCTTATTAAAAAAATAAAAGAAAATTTAGAAGCTAAATTGCTCTTTCCCCTCTTTCACAAGTTCTTATTCTTATAACGTCTTCTACTGGGGATATGAATATTTTTCCATCCCCAATATCTCCAGTTTTCGCTGTTTTGACTATTGTCTTGACTATATCTTCCACATCAGTATCTGGAATATAGTAAAAAGTCCTATTAGGTGCAGGACTTGCTAGTGCTTAGTAATGTCAATTATAATTTAGATATAAAAAAGAATAGTTATGATAATAATTTTGAATTTATCAAAAAAAAAATGCAAATTTATTTAGTTAAAAGAGATGTTAATTAAAAATTTAAAAAAAAAGAAAAACTCCAGTTAATATTTAACAGGAGCTTTCGAAATTCTTCGAATTTTGATGCCCGGACACAAAGCCGTCGAAAAATCAAAGATTTTTCGGGCAGTCAAAATTCTCTGAATTTTGACAGTGTCCGACGGCCGTACGAAACTTTCGAAATCTTTGATTTCGAATGCCCGAACACGAAGTGTTCGCGGCTAAAGTTTCGTGGCCCCGAACACTCCGTGTCCGACGGCTTCTAAACCAGCCATTTTAACGCCAGTTAAAAGGGATGATTCCACAGTAAGAGCACGTAAATCATCTTTTTCAAGTTTTTGTAAGTCTGTATTTCCAGCTTGTTGAGTTAACATGCATGCTTCCTCAGTCATTGCTTCTATGTATCTTGCTACCTTTTTACCGCTTTCCATGTAATCAAGGCGTCTTCTAAGTTGTGGATTTTGAGTTGCAATGCCTTTTCTGCAGGTTCCAGCATAACACATCTGGCAGACTCTGCATCCAATTGAGACAAGAGCAGAAGTAGCTATGTAGACTGCATCAGCACCTAAAGCAATTGCTTTTGCAACATCGGCACCATTTCTTATACCTCCACCAGCTACAAGACTTACCTTTTTACGTAAGTTAACATGTTTTAATGCTTCATCAGCTTCCACAATGGCAGCAATTGTTGGAATACCTGAATGTTCTGTTACCACATCTGGCCCAGCACCTGTTCCTCCCTGCATACCGTCTACAACGATTATATCTGCACCTGCCTTTGCAGCAATTTTCACGTCATCGCTTACTCTTCCAGAGGTGAATTTAACAATAATAGGCACTTTCCAGTCGGTTATTTCCCTCAACTGGTCTATTTTCATGTTCAAATCTTCGGGTCCAACAATGTCCATGTGTCTTGCTGGACTTAAAGCATCTGCACCTTCTTCTATCTTCCTAATTCTGGAGACTTCTGCAGTGACCTTTTCGCCTAAAAGGTGTCCTCCCATGCCTGACTTTGCTCCCTGACCTATTTTAATCTCAACTGCTTCAGAGTTGTTCAGGTAATCTGCTGATACTCCAAATCTTCCTGAAGCGTACTGTGCTATGAGCTTTTTTGCGTATTTCCGCTCTTCTGGAAGCATTCCTCCTTCTCCAGTGTTGGTTGCTGTCCCTGCAAGTGTTGCACCCATGGCAAGCGCTATTTTTGCCTCTTTACTTAAGGCACCAAATGACATTGCTGCAATCATAATTGGAGTGTCCAGTTCAAGAGGGTTTTCTGCATATCTATCTCCTAATGTTACTTTTGTGTTGCAGGGTTCCCTGTATTTGTCGATGGGCGGTCTTGAGACCTGGGCCGGGACAATTACAAGATCATCGAAAGTTGGAACTACTCTTGTGGCTCCACAACCCCTTACTTTGTAACTTCCTTCTCTGGATTTTCTGTTTATTTCCACAAGGTCTGAAAATGACCAGACATTTCTTCTATCCTCCACCACAGCATTTACTTCTATTGCATCATTTGGACACATTTCTTCGCATATTCTGCATCCAACACAATTTTCATGATGTATAGGGTAAGATTCATCATCAATTATTTCGTAAACATCATGAGGACAGTTATTATAACAGGAATAACAGTTTTTACAGAGTTCTTCATCTCGATCATCACACATGTACCAGCAGCAGCCAGGTCTATCAAAGTCTCTTCTGCAAAGTTCCCTGCTTTTTTCAATTTTAAATGGCAATTAACTTCCTCCCTCAACTTGTACTTTTAAGTGATTCAAAAATTGAACATGCTGAGTATTTTGTTCCTGATGCTTTTAATACATCTCCAATATTATCTGTAAGTTTTGCTTCAGCTTTCCAGGGTTTTGAAATGTTTTTATCTACAACAATTACATCATCTGCAATTTTCTTTGATAATATGTAGGTTAAAAGTGCTGTAGCCACTCCTCCATCCTGTCCTTCTACTCTTCTTGCTTTTGCAGATAATATATTGATATATCTTCCAAGTGGGGTTTTATCTGATTCTATGCTTAGAATTTCGTCTGGAACATAGGTTCTTGGACATGTCACATAGCAGATATTGCATCCTTCAGGACATTCTCCTTTAATTTGAGGTTTTCTATCTCTAATTTCAATTATATCCTCTGGACAGACATAAACACATGTACCACAGAGTACGCAGGCACCAATATCTATTACATCTCCTTTTAAATCGTTGAACTGACAGTCAGAGACTTCTTTGATAAATTCTTCCCCTGCCATTTGCCTTCTGTATAATACCGGCCTTGCTACATTTTCTCTTTTACTAATTTCTGCTTTATTCTCACTTTTTTTTTCATTTGCAAGCTTTTCTATTATTTTAAACCCGCCTTCACCGATTGGTTTTGTTTCTAGGTAATTCTCGTTTTCTGCAGCTTCAATAAGTTCAAGACCTTTATCTGTCCTTATTATTACAGTTGACCACCCTTCTGGGGAACCTGCAGATCCTATGGATACATCTGACTGTTCTGATGTAAAATCCATGCAAATCTTACAGTTTTTTCGCATGCATTTTTTTGCCTTATTCAGGGGGATTTTAACCACTTTGTCTTCTGTTAAATGGAGCCAGAGATGTCCTTTTTCTATTCTAAACTGTGTAACATCGTTTATGTCCACATCGTATTCTTTAAGCAGTTCCCTCATGTAGGAATATGAAAAGTTCTCCATGCAAAAAAGCCCAATTTTAATGTCTACAGGGAATTTTTCCATGTAATTACTCATTTTTGCTGCTGCAAGAATCTGGCACGGTGTTCCTACCATTGCAACCTTTTTGTTTATAGTTTGAATAATGCTGCCCCCTTATCCTTCCTCTGATTCCCTACCGTAGAAGGGTCTTTTACTTCTTGGAACTATTTTTTTGAAGTCATTATATTTATCTTCCTCTAATTCGAATCCATAAACAGGTAATAGTTCTTTAAGTTCATTTTTATCGTTATCGTCAATTTCTTCAATTTTAGCGTTTTTACCAAGGCTTTTAATGTTCCCAAGAATGTACATAGCTCCCCTAATAATTGATTCGCCAGCATCATCTGATACATCTCCAAGAACTATAATGCGCCCCCCCATCATGAAAAGCCCACTCATAAATCCAGAGTTCCCACCAATTATGATGGTACCGTTTTTCATTATTTCTCCAGTTCTGGAACCTGTATTTTTCCGTACAACTACTGTACCGCCGTATATCCCCTGTCCAACACCGTCTCCAGCTGTACCATCTATTATAACTTCTCCATCAGTCATATTATCTGCAGGAAACCACCCTGCGTTCCCAGTTATGTGTATTTTTGCACCATCTATCATGGTACCTGCAAAATAACCTGCAGAACCATCAATCAAGATTTCAACATCGTCTGTAAGTCCTGCAACCATGTAATGCATTGCATTTGGGTTTTTAATAATGATCCGGTCATATTTCCTGGCAGCCTGCTTTACAGCACGATTTAAATCCCTTGGAACCATTGAATTAGCATCAATCTCTATTTCCTTCATGAAATCACCTAATTGTATATGCTCTTGATTCTCCTGGTGATATTTGATCTATCTGGTTAGTCTCCATCACAGCACGTAGAGAAACCTCTTCAGAGGCTATAGCAAACACTTCGTTATTTTCAGCAAGAACACCGGGTCTAAGTCCTAACTGGTCTTTTGCTATTCCCACACCATCTGGTGTCCCCACAATGTATGAAAACGGCCCGTCCATGTCTTTTACAGACTGCTCCAGTGCTTCTTCAAGTTTGTAGTCTTCATGGAGTTTATCTGCTATGTAGTGCACAATACATTCAGTATCGTTGTTGGTCTCGAAGATATGTCCTTTTCTCTCAAGCGGATCTCTTATTTTCCAGTAATTTGTAATCTGTCCGTTGTGCACCACAGTAATGTCTGGGATAATGTAACTCTGGAATGGATGTGCATGATAACGGTCTACTATACTTTCGGTTGAAAAGCGAGTATGACCAATCGCATGAGTCCCCATTTTTGAATATGTATCATATCTATCTGCAATTTCTTTTACAGAACCCACATCCTTTATCATTTCAAATGAGTGGCTTCCATTAAGTACGACCACATCTTCTAACTTATCTATATCCATAATAAGAGGTTTAAGCTCTTCAAATGAGTTTAATGCTATTTTACACCTGTAGATACTGTAATTTTCTACTGATGGAATTATTTCTTCCTTTTCAATTGGTGTAACCGCATTAACGGTTTCTTTTACCTCTTGAAGAAGACCTGATCTTTCTTTTACTTCTATGTTTAATAGATATTCATGATCTCCTAAACCCAGGCCTCCATATATGGAAAAACCTGCAGAATCTGGTCCTCTGTGTTGTAGGGCATCAAGCATTCTGGTCATGATTTCCCCTACTGGATGTAATTTTTTGTCTTTAAATACAACTCCTGCTATTCCGCACAATTTAATACCTCCTTTATGAAGTATCTGTGGATTCGTGTATTGCCTGTAAGCTCTGGATGAAATGCTGTGGCAATATGTTTCCCACTTTTTACTGCAATAATTTTATTCTGATATTTTGAGAGCACATCAACATTGTTTCCCACTTTTTCAATGTAAGGCGCTCTAATAAACACGCCTTTGAATTTTTCACCTAATATTTCTATTTCATCTTCAAATGACGCTTTTTGCCGGCCGAAAGCATTTCTTTTAACTTCCATATCGATTAGTCCAAGTAACGGCTGCTTGTAATCGGTTTTTTTTGCAAGAAGCACCATTCCGGCACATGTCCCCATTACCGGAATCTTTTTTTCAATAATCAGTTTCATAATGCCTGTGTTTTCCATTAATTTACCTATAACTGTACTTTCTCCACCAGAAATTATTATCCCGTCACATCTTGAAACTTCTTCACAGGTTTTCACCTTTAAAACACGAGCTTTAATTTCCATATCTTTTAGTGTTTGACTGGTGATATCAAAATGTTCAGAAACGTCTCCCTGTAAATTTAAGATGCCAATCCTGACCATGTTTCTTCCCCTTCATTTTGACTTTGATAATCTAAGCTGGTACTAATTTGAAAATAATATAGATATGATACCTCAATTTTTAGAAAAATCTATGAAAGATAAATTTTAATCTCATTTTTGTACAATGTTCAAAATATTACCTGTAATCTATCGTATAACTGAACATGTATATAAACCTTTTCACTGTAAACCTTTAAAATTATTATTTCACTTCTTTTTTCCATAAGTTTAATATATACATAAGAAATAAAAATTCAAAACAAGGATCAACTTTTAACAGGCATTAATGAGGAGTGAAATAATGAGTAAATTAACAATTCTATTAATTGTAATTGTTATCATGGCTGCAGGGGTTACAGGATATATTTTTGGGTCTCAAAACTCTCAAAGCGTGCCTATAACGCTTATTAATAATACAACAGATGATGATTCAGGGTCTTCACCTTCAGAATTAACAAAGACAAGAAAAAACACCACAAAGCTTAAAACAAATACTACAGTTAAAAAGAATACTACAGCAACTAACACAACAACTAACAGTACGTCAGAGACAAATGGTACAAACTCTACTCCATAACTGGAATATAACTTCTATTTTTCATTTAATTCAGTTTTTTCATTATTTTCCTGGTTTCATTTTTAACCACTTCTGCAGCTTTCAGGAAACCTTTTCTTTCTTCTTCACTCATTTTAATCTGCAATATTCCTTTAATTCCATCTATCCCAAGCTTAACAGGTACTCCAAGGCAGACATCTTTAATATTTTCGATTTCTCCATCTAAATAGGCACTTACAGTTAGAATTTTATTTTCATCATTTAATATGGTAGTAACGATATTGAGAATTGCAAAAGCAGGCCCATATTCAGTTGCTCCTTTTTTACCAATTATATTGCTGCCTGCATTTTTCACATTTTCTATAGTTTTTTTAATATCAAATGGTTTGTAAGAGGTAAAATAATCCCATGCAGAATAATATTCAATAGGAATACCTCCAATGGATGTTGAACTTATTAACGGGACCATATGTGGTCCGTGCTGGCCTATTATTCTTGTATGAATCTCGCTTACATGCACGTGGAAGTGTTTTGCCATATAATTTTTAAATCTGAGAGAATCAAGGTGATTTCCAAGTCCAAAAACCCTGTTTTTCTTAAATCCAGAAGTTTTTAAGGCTACGCATGTCATTACATCAACAGGATTGGTTACTACAAGTATTATGGAATCTGGAGCAAATTCTGCAATTTTCTTAGAATATTCTGCCACTATCTGTGCATTCCAGGTTCCAAGGTCTTCTCTTTCCATCCCGGGCTTCCTTGAAGTTCCCGCAGTTAAAACAACCACATTAGATTCTCTGATTTCTTCAAGTTTCGAAGAAGTTTTTATGGAAACATAAATTCCCTTTGCAGCAAGTGCATCATATATATCCAGTGATTCACCATGTATTTTACATAAGCTTTCTTCCCGGGCAATAAGCACTAATTCATTTACAGAGTTCTCTTCAGCCAGACAGAATGCTGCTGCTCTCCCTACCCTTCCTGTTGCACCGATTATACTGACTTTCAAATATTACACTTCCTGAAAGTTATAAAATTTTAATTAAATAGAAATGTATCTGTCACTTTAATTATTAAAATTAGTTATTATTTTTAAAAAAATTAAAATAAGGAGGTATTTTTCTAAACAGCCTCTTTAATGAAATAATATCCTTTCTAGTGAACCTTTTTCAATGACACTGCTGCCACTTTTTTAACGAAACTGCTTTTATCTTCAAGTGCCCTGTTTAAGGGCTCAACAGCTCGTTTGTCGCCTAATTCTCCCAGAGAATATGCTGCCCCACTTCTTACAAAACCACTTTCATCATCCAGTAAGCTAACAAGTGGCTCAAAAGCATCTTTATTTTTAATTTTACCCAGTGCCCATGCTGCACCTCCCCTAACTCTCCAATTATCATCATTTAATGATGATATAAGTGGTTTTACTGCAGGGTTTCCAATCTGTGCAAGTGCACCAGACGCCGCCCTCCTCACCAATTTATTCCTATCGTTCATAGCATTTATAAGTGGACTAACAGCTCTTTCATCCCCAATAACTCCAAGTGTAAGCGCAGCTCCTCGCCTAACCATTTTGTTGGGGTCTTTTAGAGCATCAATAAGATTTTCAACTGCTGGTTCACCTATTTCTTCAAGGAGTCCCATGTTTTGATGCTGTACAAGTCCATCATCATCCTTCAAATTCTGGATCAGTCTTTTAATGTTTTCTTCTCTTTCCATTTTTTATAAACCCCTGTCATTTACTTTATTTCCAGTGAATTTCCTTAAAATGATTTATTATATATTTTAATCATGATTTACATTTTTTCTATGTATATTTTTGTCTTTAAAGTACATATAATTAATCCTGGAGAAGTTGAAAAAATGGATAGAAACTATTTAAC is a window encoding:
- the pdxT gene encoding pyridoxal 5'-phosphate synthase glutaminase subunit PdxT → MVRIGILNLQGDVSEHFDITSQTLKDMEIKARVLKVKTCEEVSRCDGIIISGGESTVIGKLMENTGIMKLIIEKKIPVMGTCAGMVLLAKKTDYKQPLLGLIDMEVKRNAFGRQKASFEDEIEILGEKFKGVFIRAPYIEKVGNNVDVLSKYQNKIIAVKSGKHIATAFHPELTGNTRIHRYFIKEVLNCAE
- a CDS encoding substrate-binding domain-containing protein, producing MKDRTTVIITILIVLIAGIGVYAESFLNSSKPGSDMPAFREVVLNDPQGTGNNSTNGTGNITGNTSQTGTRNITETTNRTGITNKPQSGTGTGPGEARKDTNNVPKRTLKISTTTSLYDTKLLDEIESAFEKKYPVDVHIIAAGTGIAIGHGEKGDVDLLLVHDKTREENFVKAGFGTRRTEFAYNHFWVVGPADDPAGIKGPSATSGFKKIAEEGNKTPDRVKFVSRGDTSGTHSREIRIWGLAGVNHTSIRNATLWYRESGTGMGTTLTIADNLKAYTLTDSGTFLAFSKGDKIRLVPLVTTGSDLLNVYTAIPVNPQKHSHTNIEDAENFVSFLISTQGQGIIGNFGKDKFGEPLFTPI
- a CDS encoding malate dehydrogenase is translated as MKVSIIGATGRVGRAAAFCLAEENSVNELVLIAREESLCKIHGESLDIYDALAAKGIYVSIKTSSKLEEIRESNVVVLTAGTSRKPGMEREDLGTWNAQIVAEYSKKIAEFAPDSIILVVTNPVDVMTCVALKTSGFKKNRVFGLGNHLDSLRFKNYMAKHFHVHVSEIHTRIIGQHGPHMVPLISSTSIGGIPIEYYSAWDYFTSYKPFDIKKTIENVKNAGSNIIGKKGATEYGPAFAILNIVTTILNDENKILTVSAYLDGEIENIKDVCLGVPVKLGIDGIKGILQIKMSEEERKGFLKAAEVVKNETRKIMKKLN
- a CDS encoding HEAT repeat domain-containing protein, whose amino-acid sequence is MEREENIKRLIQNLKDDDGLVQHQNMGLLEEIGEPAVENLIDALKDPNKMVRRGAALTLGVIGDERAVSPLINAMNDRNKLVRRAASGALAQIGNPAVKPLISSLNDDNWRVRGGAAWALGKIKNKDAFEPLVSLLDDESGFVRSGAAYSLGELGDKRAVEPLNRALEDKSSFVKKVAAVSLKKVH
- a CDS encoding glutamate synthase-related protein; translation: MPFKIEKSRELCRRDFDRPGCCWYMCDDRDEELCKNCYSCYNNCPHDVYEIIDDESYPIHHENCVGCRICEEMCPNDAIEVNAVVEDRRNVWSFSDLVEINRKSREGSYKVRGCGATRVVPTFDDLVIVPAQVSRPPIDKYREPCNTKVTLGDRYAENPLELDTPIMIAAMSFGALSKEAKIALAMGATLAGTATNTGEGGMLPEERKYAKKLIAQYASGRFGVSADYLNNSEAVEIKIGQGAKSGMGGHLLGEKVTAEVSRIRKIEEGADALSPARHMDIVGPEDLNMKIDQLREITDWKVPIIVKFTSGRVSDDVKIAAKAGADIIVVDGMQGGTGAGPDVVTEHSGIPTIAAIVEADEALKHVNLRKKVSLVAGGGIRNGADVAKAIALGADAVYIATSALVSIGCRVCQMCYAGTCRKGIATQNPQLRRRLDYMESGKKVARYIEAMTEEACMLTQQAGNTDLQKLEKDDLRALTVESSLLTGVKMAGLEAVGHGVFGATKL
- a CDS encoding GXGXG domain-containing protein, whose product is MKEIEIDANSMVPRDLNRAVKQAARKYDRIIIKNPNAMHYMVAGLTDDVEILIDGSAGYFAGTMIDGAKIHITGNAGWFPADNMTDGEVIIDGTAGDGVGQGIYGGTVVVRKNTGSRTGEIMKNGTIIIGGNSGFMSGLFMMGGRIIVLGDVSDDAGESIIRGAMYILGNIKSLGKNAKIEEIDDNDKNELKELLPVYGFELEEDKYNDFKKIVPRSKRPFYGRESEEG
- a CDS encoding Coenzyme F420 hydrogenase/dehydrogenase, beta subunit C-terminal domain; the encoded protein is MVGTPCQILAAAKMSNYMEKFPVDIKIGLFCMENFSYSYMRELLKEYDVDINDVTQFRIEKGHLWLHLTEDKVVKIPLNKAKKCMRKNCKICMDFTSEQSDVSIGSAGSPEGWSTVIIRTDKGLELIEAAENENYLETKPIGEGGFKIIEKLANEKKSENKAEISKRENVARPVLYRRQMAGEEFIKEVSDCQFNDLKGDVIDIGACVLCGTCVYVCPEDIIEIRDRKPQIKGECPEGCNICYVTCPRTYVPDEILSIESDKTPLGRYINILSAKARRVEGQDGGVATALLTYILSKKIADDVIVVDKNISKPWKAEAKLTDNIGDVLKASGTKYSACSIFESLKSTS
- a CDS encoding DUF2162 domain-containing protein gives rise to the protein MLELLWQFGILLAILVFGVKIGLVTGFAGLSKKSVGVIAANYGAGIYILTFLISEHADMVYKVVNEYSFVIFMALALIITYTGFYTLREWKLHGKNSSKVLNAAMIALCPCCFGAVLAAIVLASPFTGVSTAFIGQYAAIYLSFTIVAFYFASGAIIRISKKPFPVLLGNFMLFVGLFFLAFAILIPNIDTVLKSPMSPVNVPSVRTLIYASVVVIILLFTGFYRAKEQSDLIQK
- a CDS encoding glutamine amidotransferase, whose protein sequence is MCGIAGVVFKDKKLHPVGEIMTRMLDALQHRGPDSAGFSIYGGLGLGDHEYLLNIEVKERSGLLQEVKETVNAVTPIEKEEIIPSVENYSIYRCKIALNSFEELKPLIMDIDKLEDVVVLNGSHSFEMIKDVGSVKEIADRYDTYSKMGTHAIGHTRFSTESIVDRYHAHPFQSYIIPDITVVHNGQITNYWKIRDPLERKGHIFETNNDTECIVHYIADKLHEDYKLEEALEQSVKDMDGPFSYIVGTPDGVGIAKDQLGLRPGVLAENNEVFAIASEEVSLRAVMETNQIDQISPGESRAYTIR